The Alteribacter populi genomic sequence ATCCACCTCACCAATACCAAAGGTGATCATCTTTCGTCCATACCCTTTCCCTTGTTCAGACTCCTTAACTGCGACATTCATAATTTCATAGCTCATCTTCCCTCTTTGGAGAATAACAATAGCTCCTACAATAGCCTCTTCAACCTCGAGTACAAAAAGTAGACTTTGGCTCAGATAAGCATCAATTTGTGCTTCCGATGGATCTGCTAACATTAGCAAATCCATCGGAACATGTTCATTTTCTTTCAGTAAGCGGATCTTCATTTCAGGTCGTCTTCCCTTTCTTACGCTTCCCTTCGTAGAGCGTTAAGTACGTTGATTCTTGTCGCTTTTGCCGCAGGACGGAAGCCAGATATCATCGCTACAGCAATACTAATGGCTGTTGCGATCAACACTAGTTGAATCGGAATATATGAAAATGTGATATCGAACCCTTGGGATTCTGTAGTGGCTTCAAGAATCATTGGAATCAAAGCATTTGCACCTATACTTACAATATATGCAATCAAGACACCAAAAATGGATCCAATTATGCCGATTGATGCACTTTCCATTAAGAACATACGTTTGATACTCGCAGGGTTGGCACCTAACGCCTTCATTACACCAATTTCATGGGTTCTTTCCGTTACTGCCATCGTCATCGTGTTAAAAATACCAATTGAAGCAATGAATACGGCGATTGTTCCGACAAAGATCAACCCAGCTTTGAATGCTGTGAAAAACATATTGAGTCCTTTTAGTTCTTCTGAAATCGAAAACACTGTAAATCCCTCATCTTTTAAAGCATTTGTTGTGTTTTCAACTTGCTCAACACTATTTACATGAGCAATAACATCGGTATACTTTCTGTCTTCTTGTCCGGCTAGTGCAATCAGTTCCTCACGTTTGTCCTCCCCGATATACAAACTGTAGTCTGATAGCCAATCCCTCGTTGGCTCTACTGCAATCCCAACAATTTTATAATCATTTTGATAAAGTAATTCTTCAGTGTCAGGCTCTTGCATGTTTAGTGTTATCGTCTCATTTAGCACTTCACCTTCAAATGTTCGAGGTTCACTACCTTCTTCGTTTTGGTTCATTTGCTCGCCTTCCTCGGCGTTTTCATGAAGGAATTCTTTAAAATGGTAACCTACGATAATTTCATTATTATTTTCGGGAAAG encodes the following:
- a CDS encoding GNAT family N-acetyltransferase; its protein translation is MKIRLLKENEHVPMDLLMLADPSEAQIDAYLSQSLLFVLEVEEAIVGAIVILQRGKMSYEIMNVAVKESEQGKGYGRKMITFGIGEVDRRGGETLLIATGNSSIQQLALYQKCGFRMTEIIPNYFIENYADLIFENGIQCCDRIELTYFIERKE
- a CDS encoding ABC transporter permease, whose amino-acid sequence is MKLSDQIQFVRRNMKKNKLRIFMTVLATTMGCSFLIVLASIGFGLQDSLVEEASSHQPLTQIDIIGKQANDEFEPMTDEWINNVRNTENIRTVVTRSQIHEKPVEITFNEDYSGSGNVTITDFEAEKESNFRLSAGRFPENNNEIIVGYHFKEFLHENAEEGEQMNQNEEGSEPRTFEGEVLNETITLNMQEPDTEELLYQNDYKIVGIAVEPTRDWLSDYSLYIGEDKREELIALAGQEDRKYTDVIAHVNSVEQVENTTNALKDEGFTVFSISEELKGLNMFFTAFKAGLIFVGTIAVFIASIGIFNTMTMAVTERTHEIGVMKALGANPASIKRMFLMESASIGIIGSIFGVLIAYIVSIGANALIPMILEATTESQGFDITFSYIPIQLVLIATAISIAVAMISGFRPAAKATRINVLNALRREA